The Deltaproteobacteria bacterium genome segment TTTGTCGCCGCGTGTTTCAGTGCGTGCAAATGCATAGCGAAACCACTGCTTGGTATGACAATCGTGCACTGTCTTACTTTGAGATAGATTTTTCGACAGTTCAACCGCATTGGCTACCGGGCCATCCATGTCTTCTGTGCCCATAATCGCCCCACTTGAATCCACCGGATAACCGTTGTCTTGAGTGCGAAACTGTCCAAGGGAATCGTAATTTTCAAACGTAAAACCAATAGCATCAATGCTCTCATGACAGACAGAGCAAGCCGGGCTCCGCGAGTGATTCTCA includes the following:
- a CDS encoding DUF1588 domain-containing protein encodes the protein ENHSRSPACSVCHESIDAIGFTFENYDSLGQFRTQDNGYPVDSSGAIMGTEDMDGPVANAVELSKNLSQSKTVHDCHTKQWFRYAFARTETRGDKGFLGTLGDGFWGSEGDIPELIVNIASSFPFRHKRAAQ